Proteins co-encoded in one Arachis hypogaea cultivar Tifrunner chromosome 13, arahy.Tifrunner.gnm2.J5K5, whole genome shotgun sequence genomic window:
- the LOC112737394 gene encoding endoglucanase 8-like: MDLIMIVVGALILLTVTERSRGHDYGDALSKSILFFEAQRSGKLPPTQRVTWRKDSAVHDGDQFQEGVSHLYRKLDLVGGYYDAGDNVKFNFPMAFSTSMLAWSVIQFGSSMGAERKHALEAIRWGTEYLMKATSVPGYVVVQVGDPYSDHNCWQRPEDMDTSRTFYAVSKECPGSEVSAEIAAALAASSIVFKRYQLAYSARLLRRARMVFEFADKYRGSYNDGLGHWVCPFYCDYSGYQDELVWGAAWLFKATKNSYYRKYIDENIHNLKTFAEFGWDSKDAGINVLLSTLMISNSSNSNADNFICSVLPESPSLSVSYSPGGLMFKQGGSNLQHATAFSFLFLVYADYLNKVNRHVDCGGKASAISPTRLIQFARSQVDYILGSNPLKMSYMVGYGEKYPKRIHHRASSLPSIDMQRGHIDCKGGSSYFQSQNPNPNVLLGALVGGPDINDQYADSRSDFVHSEPTTYINAPFVGALAYFKSHPSSKPN; this comes from the exons ATGGATTTGATTATGATAGTGGTTGGTGCATTAATATTATTAACGGTGACAGAGAGAAGCAGGGGTCACGATTATGGAGATGCATTATCAAAGAGTATATTGTTCTTTGAAGCTCAGAGGTCAGGGAAGTTGCCACCAACACAGAGGGTTACTTGGAGGAAGGATTCCGCCGTCCACGACGGCGATCAATTTCAGGAAGGCGTGTCCCACTTGTACCGCAAACTTGACTTGGTTGGCGGTTACTACGACGCCGGCGACAACGTGAAGTTCAACTTTCCAATGGCATTCTCAACAAGCATGCTAGCATGGAGTGTGATACAGTTCGGGAGTTCCATGGGAGCAGAACGAAAGCACGCTTTAGAGGCTATTCGTTGGGGCACGGAGTACCTGATGAAAGCAACTAGCGTTCCTGGCTATGTGGTTGTACAGGTTGGTGATCCCTACAGTGACCACAATTGTTGGCAGAGGCCTGAAGACATGGACACTTCTAGAACCTTCTATGCGGTTAGCAAGGAGTGCCCTGGTTCTGAGGTTTCGGCGGAGATTGCAGCTGCGCTTGCAGCTTCTTCCATTGTCTTTAAACGATATCAACTTGCTTATTCTGCTAGGCTTCTCCGAAGAGCTAGAATG GTGTTTGAGTTTGCAGATAAGTACAGAGGATCTTACAATGACGGCCTTGGACACTGGGTATGCCCATTCTATTGTGATTATAGTGGCTACCAG GATGAATTGGTGTGGGGAGCAGCATGGTTGTTCAAGGCTACTAAAAACTCTTATTACCGGAAATACATTGACGAAAACATTCACAATCTCAAAACCTTCGCTGAATTTGGATGGGACTCCAAGGATGCTGGCATCAATGTGCTTCTTTCTACG CTTATGATTAGTAATAGTAGTAACTCTAATGCGGACAACTTTATCTGTTCTGTGCTACCTGAATCGCCTTCCCTATCAGTTTCATACTCTCCAG GAGGGCTTATGTTCAAGCAAGGAGGGAGTAACTTGCAGCATGCAACGGCATTTTCATTTCTTTTCCTGGTTTATGCTGACTATTTGAACAAAGTTAATAGACACGTTGACTGTGGGGGTAAAGCTTCTGCAATATCCCCAACGCGACTTATACAATTTGCCAGAAGCCAG GTGGATTACATATTAGGAAGCAACCCATTGAAGATGTCATACATGGTAGGGTACGGAGAAAAGTATCCAAAAAGAATACATCACCGTGCATCTTCATTACCTTCCATAGATATGCAGCGTGGCCACATCGATTGCAAAGGAGGATCCTCTTATTTTCAAAGCCAAAACCCTAATCCCAATGTCCTTCTTGGAGCTCTAGTTGGGGGACCTGATATCAATGATCAATATGCTGATTCTCGATCCGATTTTGTGCACTCAGAACCTACAACCTATATAAATGCACCTTTTGTTGGTGCTTTGGCATATTTCAAATCACATCCATCctcaaaaccaaattaa